The genomic interval ACTGGGGGTCGCCGGACGGCATCAGCGAGGGCTTACACGAGTACGCCGACCTCGGCGGCGACGACTTCCAGTACGCGCCGAGCGCCGGTCTCCGCGAGCTCCGAGAGGAAATCGCGGCGCGCAGGGGCGTCGATGCGGAGCGCGTCATCGTCGCGAACGGCGGCGGCGCGGCGAACTACCTCGCGATGGGGCGCGCGCTCGAACGCGGGAGCGGGAGCGAGGTCGTCCTCACCGACCCCGTCTACCCCTACTATCCGGGGAAGACGACGATGCTCGGCGGCGAGCAGTCGTTCGTGCCCGTGGCCGACGACGGCACGCTCGACCCGGCGGACGTGCGCGCGACCGCGAGCGACGACACCGCGGCCATCGTCGTGAACACGCCGAACAACCCCACGGGCGCGGTGTACGGCGAGGAGACGATGCGGGAGCTCGTCGCCGTCGCGGAGGAGTGCGACGCCATCCTCGTGAGCGACGAGGTGTACGACCACTTCGTGCTCGACGGCGCGTTCACGAGCGCCCTGTCGTTCGACTCGGAGCACGTCATCGTCACGAACTCCTACTCGAAGACCCACGCCATCACCGGATTCCGGGTCGGATACACGATTCTCCCGCGCGAGCACGTGCCCGCAGTTCGGGCGCGAAACATGCTGACGAACGTCTCTACGACCCGGCCCGGCCAGTACGCCGTCCTGCACGCGCTCCGGGAGACGAGTCCGGACTACCACGCCGAGAACAGAGACCGCCTCCGCGAGCGCGTCCAGACGTTCACCACCGCCTTGGACGCCGCGGGCGCGGAGTACACCGAACCGGACGGCGCGTTCTACGTGCTCGCGAAGTTCCCCGACTACCCCGGGACGCTCGAACACACGAGAGAACTCATCGACGAGGCCGGGGTCGCGGGGATGCCGGGGTCGGCGTTCGGGGAGTCGCGGAGCGAGTGGTTCCGGTTCGCGCTCGTCACGCCCCGCGTGGAGACGGCCGCCGAACGCCTCGCGGACTACTTCGGTTAGTCGTCGGCCAGCACGGGGTCGGCGTCGTCGAGCGGTTCCGCCTCTTCGACCGCGGGAATGACGGTCTCTCCGAACTGTTCGAGTTCCCAGTCGTAGTTCAGGAAGCCGGTGAGCACGATGTCGATGCCGATGGCGTCCAGTTCGCGGATGCGCTCCACGATCTGCTCCTCCGTGCCGATGAGACCGGTCTTGAAGCCGTCGTTGTACTGGACGAGGTCTTCGAACTCGGAGTCCGCCCACATGCCGTCGCCCTCCTCCGTGGACTGCCCGGCCTGCTTCACCTGCTCCTTGAACGCCTCGACGGCCTCGTCAGTCGCGTTCTCGATGATGTTCTCCAACTCCGCCTTGGCTTCCTGCTCGCTGTCCCGCTGGATGACGAACGCGTTCGCCGCGAACTTCGGCGGCTCCGTGTCGAACTCCGCGGCGTACTCGCGAACGTCGGCCATAATCTCCGCGAGTTCGTCCGGACTCCCGCCGTTCATGAACAGCACGTCCGCGTTCCGCGCCGCCATCTTCCGCGCGCGCTGAGAGTTCCCGCCCTGGAAAATCGTCGGATGTGGGTCGGCGGTCGGCTTCGGCTGAAGGGGCGCGTCGTTCAGCTGGTAGAACCGGCCGTCGTAACTGAACTCGTCTTCCGTCCAGAGACCTTTCAGCACCTCGATGAACTCCTCGCTGCGCTCGTAGCGCTCGTCGTGTTCGAGCCACGGCTCGCCGAATCCCGTGAACTCGCGCTTGAACCAGCCCGAGACGACGTTCAGGTGGAACCGGCCGTTGCTGATGTGGTCGCCGGTCGCCATGAAGTTCGCGACGGGGCCGGGATGCCAGAGTCCGGGGTGGACGGCCGCGATGAGTTCGAGTTCCTCCGTGTTCGCGACGAGCGCGTTCGAGATGCTGAGGGCTTCCAGTTGCTTGTCCGCGTTGTAGCTCCCGAAGAACCGGGCTTGCGCGAGCGCGTACCGGAACCCCACGTCTTCTGCCGTCTGTGCGAGGTCTTCGTTGTAGTCGTACTGCCAGTCGGTGTCCGCGGGCCAGTCGGTGATGACGAGGCCGCCGCTGACGTTCGGCACCCAGTACGCGAAGTCTACGTCTACCATACCCGAGTACACAGACCCCGATAAGAAGCCGTCTGGGGCCTCGCTAAGGCTTGGCGCGGCTTCCCGGTACCGGAAAGGCTTGCGCTAGAACTGGGGGCCGAGCGCGGCGAGCGCGTCCGACGCACCGATGGCCGCGTCGAGTTCGACGGTCGCCGCGCCGAGCGTCTCCAGGCGGGCTCCGATGTCGTCGTCCGCGAGGTCGTAGTCGTCGAAGTCGTCGTCGCTCGCGTACACCGCGCCGCCGACCGTGTGCGCGCCGAAGAACCCGAACAGCGGCCGGAGTTCCTGGTCGATGGCGAGGTAGTGGTGGTCGGTCGCGCCCGTCGCCACCAGCCCGACCGCAGCGTCCTCGAAGGGAGCCACGTCCGCCGCCCAGATGCCGCGCGGCACCATGTCGAGGAAGTTCTTCAGGAGACCCGAACACGACCCGCGGTAGACGGGCGTGCCGACGACGTACGCGTCCGCGTCCACGACCCGCTGGAGGGCGTCCGCCGTGTCTCCCGTGTAGTTTTCGAGGCCGCGGCCGTCCGCCGTGTCGAGGTCGTACTCCGCGAGGTGGAGCAGACTCGTCTCCGCGTCCGCGGGCGCGCCGCCGAGCGCGCGTTCGACCGCCGCCTTCGTCTTCGACTCCTCCGAGACGCTCCCGACGATACCGAGCACGTGCGTCATACCCCGGGATTCGCGGCCCGGGGAGTACCGCGTTCGGGTTCTCGCAAAACGTGCGCACACCTCGGAGTCAGTCGTCGTCGCCCGAGATGTACGAATCGTCGCTCCGGCCGAACAGCCAGTCGCGCGTCGAGAGCTGTCGATCCGCGGTGCGGCCGCGAGCGAGTTCGCGGCGTTCGGCGGTCGTCTGGAAGTAGTTCACCACGGTGACGAGGAGGACGCCGCCGACCGTGTTCCCGAGGAGAACGGGGAGGACGAATCCGACGAGCGAGTCGAAGAGCGCGGCCTGTCCGGCGGTGACGAGGTAGACGACTTCGGTGAAGGAAACGACGACGTGGAAGAGGTTTCCGAACGGAATGGCGAGAAAGGCGACGTACACGACGACGAACCGGGAGATGGTCTCGCGGGCGGCGTAGTCGAGCCAGACGACGCCGGCGACGATGAGCCCGGCGAAGCACGCCTTGAAGAACAGCGCGCCGAACGAGGTCTCGATACCCTTCCGGGCGATATCCGTCGCGGCGACCGCGGCGTCCGGTGAGAGGACGCCCGTGGTCGCGAGCACGACGCCCCCGATAGTTCCCCCGGCGAAGTTTCCGAGGAGGACGATACCCCAGATGCGGAGGAGTCTGGGAACGCTCGCCAGCCGCTCCAGGACGAGCACGACCGGCGGGAGCGTGTTCTCCGTGTAGAGCTGGTAGCCGCCGAGCACGATGTAGACGAACCCGAGCGGGTAGAGCAGCGCGCTCAGCACGGGGTCGCCGCCGGTGGACGCGGTGAGCGACGCGTAGAGCAGGAACGTCACGGTGATGGCGAACCCGGCCGCCAGCCCGCTGAAGAACAGTTCGCGGTCGCTCGTCGTCGCCTCCTCGTCCGCGGCGACGATGATTCGCTGGAAGACCTCGTGCGTCTCGAACCGGTCGCGGATTGTCGACCCGACCGCCGGCGCGCCGTGCGACGACCGCCGGTCCGCGGGGTCCGTCTCGTCGTCACCAGTCATTCGTCCCGGGTCTGCGGCCCGCCGGAAGAAGAAAGTTCTCGCCTCGGTCACGGGGTGTGTGCGGTTCGCGTCATGAACGACCCGACCGTCGCGACGACGCCGAGCGCGATGAGGGCGAGCGCGACCCAGTCGAGGCCGACGTGGAGTGCGGCGAGACCGAGCACGCTGAGTTGCGTGCCGAGCACCATCCGCTGCGTCATCGTCAGTTCCCGGTCTGTCTCGGAGGGCATACGGACGGCATTCGCCGGGAGCGACTTCAACGCTGGGTCGCGGGGAACCGACGGATTGACCGGAGCGTGGCGCGACGCCCCGGGTATGAGCGAAATCGAAGTCGAGGCGGTGGATTCGGCCGACCTCACCGTCGACGCCGGGACGGCCGAGTACGTGCTGTACGGCGGGAAGGGCGGCGTCGGGAAGACGACGATGGCCGCCGCGACCGGGCTCGCGTCCGCGAGCGACGGCACGGACACGCTCGTGGTGTCCACGGATCCCGCGCACAGCCTCAGCGACACCTACGAGACGGAGATTCCGACGCGCCCCCAGCGGATTCGGGACGACGTGCCGCTGTACGCGGTGGAGATCGACCCCGAGGACGCATTGGAGCGCGCGGGCGTGTTCGGCGGCGGGGGCGAGAACCCGCTCGGCGGGATGGACGCGATGCTCCCCGGCGGCGACGGGGACGACGGACTGGAGGGGATGATGCCGGGCGCGGACGAGGCGGCGGCGATGCAGTTGCTCCTCCGGTACATGGACGACGACCGGTTCGAGCGCGTGGTCGTGGACACCGCGCCGACCGGGCACACGCTCCGCCTGCTCGAACTCCCGGACGTGCTCGACTCGATGATGGGGCGCGTGATGAAGCTCCGCCAGCAGTTCTCGGGGATGATGGAGAACCTGAAGGGCATGATGGGCGGCGACGCGGAGGACGTGGGCGCGAACCTGGACGAACTCGCGGCGCGCGTCGAGCGCCTCCGGCGGGTGCTCCGCGACCCGGCGCGCACGGACTTCCGTATCGTGATGGTGCCCGAGGAGATGAGCGTGTTCGAGTCGAAACGCCTCCGCAGTCAGCTCGAATCCCAGGAGATTCCGGTCGGAACCGTGGTGGTGAACCGCGTGATGGAGCCGCTCGCGGAGGTGACGGACGCGCCCGAGGACGCGTTCGTCACGCCCGACCTCGACTCGTGTGAGTTCTGTCAGCGCCGGTGGAGCGTCCAGCAGGACGCGCTCGCGGAGGCCCAAGACCTCTTCCGGGGGACGGACGTGAAGCGCGTGCCGCTGTTCGCGGAGGAAGTGCGGGGAGAGCGGATGCTGCGGGTCGTCGCGTCCTGCCTCTAGGCGAACTTGGCGGCGAGTCCGAACAGTTTGTCGCGGACGCGGTCGGGGACGAAGCGCGCGAGGACGCCGAGGCGGCCGGCGCGCCCGACGGGGTAGCGCGCGGGCGGGTCGGGGCTGACGGCGGCGTCCACGATGCAGTCCGCGACCTCGCTCGGGTCGCTCGCGCCCGCGCCGCTCACCAGCACGTAGTCCTCGTAGAGCGAGTACACGTGGTCGTAGACGCCCGTCGCGTCGATGTCGTCGAGTTCCGCGGTCGCGCGCTCGCCGAACCCGGTGTCCACGGGCCCGGGTTCCACGACGCAGACGTCGATGTCGAACGCCTCGACCTCCCCGCGGAGCGCGTCGCTCATCGCTTCGAGCGCGAACTTCGAGCCGGAGTACGCGCCCATCCCGGGCGTGCTGACGCGGCCGGAGACGGAGGAGACGTTCACGACGGTGCCGTCCTCGCGCTCGCGCATGTGCGGGAGCGCCGCCCGAATCAGCCGGTGGGGGCCGTAGACGTTCACGTCGAACTGCCGGTGGAGCTTGCGCGTCGGGAGGTCTTCGAGCGCTCCTATCTGTCCGAACCCCGCGTTGTTCACGAGGCAGTCGAGGCGGCCCTCGGTTTCGACCACGTCGTCCACGACGGTCTTGCACTGCGCGGGCTTCGTCACGTCCAACTCCTGGGCGTGACAGCCGTCATGTTCCGCGAGGTCGGCCACGTCGTCGGTGTCGCGCGCCGTCGCGTACACCGTCCACTCCTCGTCGAGGAACAACTCGGCGGTCGCGCGGCCGATGCCCGAGGACGCGCCCGTGATGAGAACGACCTTCGTCATACCCGACTCCTGGGACGGCTCCGAGTTAAGTCATTTCACCCGGTCGGCAGCCGCGTCCGCGAGCCGCGTCGGCTCCGGGAGCTTGTAGCCCGCGCAGAGCGCCTCCACGAAGTCCACGGTCGTCTCCGCGCTCACGCGATGGCCGGGACTGACGATGAGGGGGTTGACGTGCCGCTTTTCGGGGTTCGGGTACTGGCGGGACTGGAAGGCGTGCCCGATGACGGTTCCGATGGGCGCGCTCACGCGGTCGGTCGCCTCGATGGGGATGCGCGTGCCTTCCCGGTAGTAGTCGTCGAGGGAGCGACGAGGGGTGCCGCAGAGGAGGTTCTTCGCGACGCCGAGCGCGGGCGCGTCGAAGACGACGCCGACGTGCGTCGCGATGCCGGCCTGCCGGAAGTGGATGCGGCCGCTCCCGTCCAGCACGAGCAAATCCGCGGGCACGGAGAGCGAGTCGAGCGCGGTCACGATGGAGCGGCCCTCGCGGAACGCGAGCAACCCCGGAACGTAGGGGATTTCGAGGGGCGCGCGCCCCGTCTCGCGCGCCACCACGCGGCCGTCCTGGATGGCGACGACGGCGCTCACGGACTCGTCGTCGGTGAACGCCTGGTCTACGCCCACGACGACCGGCCCGCCGTCCGGGTCGTAGTCGCCCTCGTCCTCGACGGTGTCGGTGAGTCGGAGCGCGTCGGGGTCGATGCCGTGGTCGTCCGCGAACGCCGCGTCCGCCGCGATATCGTCCTGCAGGGCCTCCATCTCCTCGCGCGAGAACGACGGGTCGGGGACGTACTCCGGACGCGCGACCTCCATGTTATCGCCGCCGCCGGCCGCCCATGCCGCCCATGCCGCCGCCCCCGCCGCCGAACCGGAGTTCCTGCGGCGCGCGCTCGCCCTCCCGCTTGAGCTTCACGCCGTACAGCAGTCCGAGCGCGAGCCCGGCGAGGTGCGCGAGCTGCGCGACGCCGCCCGCGCCGATACCGCCCACGCTACTCATCAACACCGAGTATCCAGCGAACAGCAGGGTCGCGACCCAGAGCGGCATCGGAATCACGAAGTACAGCAGGATGCGCAGGTTCGGATTCAGCACCGTGAGCACGCCCATCAAGGCCGCGATAGCGCCGCTCGCGCCGAGCACGGCAGTGGCGTTCGTCAGCCGATAGGTCGTGCCGTCCTGCACGAACAGCATCTCCCGGCCGTACACCTCGGGGTGCTGGAGGAGCGTCGAGCCGACCTGCGCGAACCCCGCGAGCGCGCCCGCCGCGAGGAACAGCGCGACGAGCTTCCGCGAGCCGATGCGGCGTTCCACCACCGGCCCGAAGAAGTACAGCACGATGCTGTTGAACACGATGTGGGTCAAGCCGCCGTGCGCGAACACCGACGTCACCCACGTCCAGACGTACAACGGATGACTCGTGTTCAGCGTGAACAAGTCCAGCCACGCCTGCGTCCCCTGCTCGATACCGAACACGTACGGCGCGACCACGTACTGCACGAGGAACATCAGCCACATCACGCCGAGCAGGATGTACGTCGCGTTCCCCCGGAAGTACGCGAGCACGCCGCCCGGCCCCGTATCCAGACCGAGGACGGACGACGACGCCGACGACCCGCTCACGCTGTCGTCGA from Salarchaeum japonicum carries:
- a CDS encoding pyridoxal phosphate-dependent aminotransferase; amino-acid sequence: MEYEEPLFFEVMSYAQEADRDVVDMVSGNPDWGSPDGISEGLHEYADLGGDDFQYAPSAGLRELREEIAARRGVDAERVIVANGGGAANYLAMGRALERGSGSEVVLTDPVYPYYPGKTTMLGGEQSFVPVADDGTLDPADVRATASDDTAAIVVNTPNNPTGAVYGEETMRELVAVAEECDAILVSDEVYDHFVLDGAFTSALSFDSEHVIVTNSYSKTHAITGFRVGYTILPREHVPAVRARNMLTNVSTTRPGQYAVLHALRETSPDYHAENRDRLRERVQTFTTALDAAGAEYTEPDGAFYVLAKFPDYPGTLEHTRELIDEAGVAGMPGSAFGESRSEWFRFALVTPRVETAAERLADYFG
- the sfnG gene encoding dimethylsulfone monooxygenase SfnG, which translates into the protein MVDVDFAYWVPNVSGGLVITDWPADTDWQYDYNEDLAQTAEDVGFRYALAQARFFGSYNADKQLEALSISNALVANTEELELIAAVHPGLWHPGPVANFMATGDHISNGRFHLNVVSGWFKREFTGFGEPWLEHDERYERSEEFIEVLKGLWTEDEFSYDGRFYQLNDAPLQPKPTADPHPTIFQGGNSQRARKMAARNADVLFMNGGSPDELAEIMADVREYAAEFDTEPPKFAANAFVIQRDSEQEAKAELENIIENATDEAVEAFKEQVKQAGQSTEEGDGMWADSEFEDLVQYNDGFKTGLIGTEEQIVERIRELDAIGIDIVLTGFLNYDWELEQFGETVIPAVEEAEPLDDADPVLADD
- a CDS encoding NADPH-dependent FMN reductase — its product is MTHVLGIVGSVSEESKTKAAVERALGGAPADAETSLLHLAEYDLDTADGRGLENYTGDTADALQRVVDADAYVVGTPVYRGSCSGLLKNFLDMVPRGIWAADVAPFEDAAVGLVATGATDHHYLAIDQELRPLFGFFGAHTVGGAVYASDDDFDDYDLADDDIGARLETLGAATVELDAAIGASDALAALGPQF
- a CDS encoding ArsA family ATPase, encoding MSEIEVEAVDSADLTVDAGTAEYVLYGGKGGVGKTTMAAATGLASASDGTDTLVVSTDPAHSLSDTYETEIPTRPQRIRDDVPLYAVEIDPEDALERAGVFGGGGENPLGGMDAMLPGGDGDDGLEGMMPGADEAAAMQLLLRYMDDDRFERVVVDTAPTGHTLRLLELPDVLDSMMGRVMKLRQQFSGMMENLKGMMGGDAEDVGANLDELAARVERLRRVLRDPARTDFRIVMVPEEMSVFESKRLRSQLESQEIPVGTVVVNRVMEPLAEVTDAPEDAFVTPDLDSCEFCQRRWSVQQDALAEAQDLFRGTDVKRVPLFAEEVRGERMLRVVASCL
- a CDS encoding SDR family oxidoreductase, which encodes MTKVVLITGASSGIGRATAELFLDEEWTVYATARDTDDVADLAEHDGCHAQELDVTKPAQCKTVVDDVVETEGRLDCLVNNAGFGQIGALEDLPTRKLHRQFDVNVYGPHRLIRAALPHMREREDGTVVNVSSVSGRVSTPGMGAYSGSKFALEAMSDALRGEVEAFDIDVCVVEPGPVDTGFGERATAELDDIDATGVYDHVYSLYEDYVLVSGAGASDPSEVADCIVDAAVSPDPPARYPVGRAGRLGVLARFVPDRVRDKLFGLAAKFA
- a CDS encoding endonuclease V produces the protein MEVARPEYVPDPSFSREEMEALQDDIAADAAFADDHGIDPDALRLTDTVEDEGDYDPDGGPVVVGVDQAFTDDESVSAVVAIQDGRVVARETGRAPLEIPYVPGLLAFREGRSIVTALDSLSVPADLLVLDGSGRIHFRQAGIATHVGVVFDAPALGVAKNLLCGTPRRSLDDYYREGTRIPIEATDRVSAPIGTVIGHAFQSRQYPNPEKRHVNPLIVSPGHRVSAETTVDFVEALCAGYKLPEPTRLADAAADRVK
- a CDS encoding rhomboid family intramembrane serine protease produces the protein MARCDRCGAEEGMPYQCRLCGGTFCSEHRLPENHDCAGLESWNDPNGVFDSGFDDSVSGSSASSSVLGLDTGPGGVLAYFRGNATYILLGVMWLMFLVQYVVAPYVFGIEQGTQAWLDLFTLNTSHPLYVWTWVTSVFAHGGLTHIVFNSIVLYFFGPVVERRIGSRKLVALFLAAGALAGFAQVGSTLLQHPEVYGREMLFVQDGTTYRLTNATAVLGASGAIAALMGVLTVLNPNLRILLYFVIPMPLWVATLLFAGYSVLMSSVGGIGAGGVAQLAHLAGLALGLLYGVKLKREGERAPQELRFGGGGGGMGGMGGRRRR